A region of Chitinophaga flava DNA encodes the following proteins:
- a CDS encoding TonB-dependent receptor has translation MKIVCNAVTFLMILIACVSVQAQRYTLSGYVKDSTNGEFLPGATIQVKDAGTGVQTNNYGFYSLTLPAGTYTIIYSFVGYESKAFIFNLSSNTVRNMEMLPHSYVAQEVVITGQQQHANVKSTDMGRIEMTAVDVKKLPALMGEVDVLKALQLMPGVQAAGEGNAGFYVRGGGPDQNLILLDEAPVYNTGHLFGFFSVFNADAIKNTTLIKGGMPANYGGRLSSVVDIAMKEGNNKTFQGEGGIGLIASRLSLQGPLKKNKASFIISGRRTYIDLITKPFIKNTSYSGSGYYFYDLNMKMNYILSDKDRLFLSGYLGRDVFSFSSSNRRFEVKIPWGNSTATLRWNHVFNSKLFANTSLIYNDYKFQFSALQNNFDIRLSSGIRDANAKLDLDYFLSTRHHVRFGGNYIYHVFTPSTVSGGQDSTKFSPENAFKKYAHEIGVYLMDDWEISPRLQLNAGVRYSGFMQIGPYIRYARDASGRPIDSIKYASGQPVRSYGGLEPRIILRYAWNDHSSVKASVTRNYQFIHLVSNAGTTLPTDVWVPSTYLVKPQLSWQYSAGYFRNFKENIYETSLEVYYKDMSNQIEYREGYTPSLTDPELDFVFGKGQAYGAELFINKKKGRLTGWLGYTLAWTWREFPQLNNGKRYPAKYDRRHDLVAVATWELNKRWSLSGVFIYGTGNTTTLPERFYFMEGTLIQGYGNINSYRMASYNRLDLSAIYTPKPKKEKRRIKSSWTFSIYNVYSRKNPYFIYFDQEGGVADGSLTVKAKQVSLFPIIPSVTYNFRF, from the coding sequence ATGAAGATTGTCTGTAATGCGGTTACTTTCCTGATGATCCTTATTGCCTGCGTGTCTGTACAGGCGCAGCGCTATACCCTTAGTGGGTATGTAAAAGATAGTACCAACGGCGAATTCCTCCCAGGAGCCACTATTCAGGTAAAAGATGCCGGTACTGGCGTACAAACCAACAACTACGGCTTTTACTCTCTTACACTGCCTGCGGGCACCTATACAATAATTTATTCTTTTGTTGGCTATGAAAGCAAAGCCTTTATCTTCAACCTGAGCAGCAATACCGTCCGGAACATGGAAATGCTGCCACATTCCTATGTGGCCCAGGAGGTGGTGATTACCGGGCAGCAGCAACATGCGAATGTAAAAAGTACAGACATGGGACGTATTGAAATGACAGCTGTTGATGTAAAGAAGCTGCCGGCACTGATGGGAGAGGTGGATGTGCTGAAAGCGCTGCAGCTAATGCCTGGTGTACAGGCTGCAGGAGAAGGGAATGCTGGTTTTTATGTACGCGGTGGCGGACCCGATCAGAACCTGATCCTGCTGGACGAAGCCCCTGTTTATAACACCGGCCATCTGTTCGGTTTTTTCTCCGTCTTTAATGCAGATGCCATCAAAAATACAACGCTGATCAAAGGCGGTATGCCCGCCAACTATGGCGGACGGCTCTCTTCTGTAGTTGATATTGCCATGAAGGAAGGTAACAATAAAACTTTCCAGGGAGAAGGAGGGATAGGCCTCATTGCCTCGCGGCTGTCACTCCAGGGACCTCTCAAAAAAAACAAAGCCTCCTTCATCATCTCCGGCCGTCGTACCTATATTGACCTTATCACCAAACCCTTTATCAAAAACACTTCCTATAGCGGTTCCGGTTATTATTTCTATGACCTTAATATGAAAATGAACTATATCCTTTCCGATAAAGACCGTCTGTTCCTGAGCGGTTATCTGGGAAGGGATGTCTTCAGTTTCTCCAGTTCCAACCGCCGTTTTGAAGTGAAGATCCCCTGGGGCAACAGTACTGCTACTTTACGCTGGAACCATGTGTTCAACAGCAAGCTGTTTGCCAATACGTCCCTGATTTATAATGACTATAAATTTCAGTTCAGCGCCCTGCAAAATAATTTTGATATAAGGTTGTCTTCCGGTATCCGTGATGCAAATGCCAAGCTGGATCTGGATTATTTTTTAAGCACCCGGCATCATGTCCGGTTTGGCGGAAACTATATCTACCATGTGTTTACACCCAGTACGGTGAGTGGGGGACAGGACTCTACCAAATTCAGTCCGGAGAATGCGTTTAAGAAATATGCCCATGAAATAGGTGTTTATCTGATGGATGACTGGGAAATATCCCCTCGTTTGCAACTCAATGCAGGTGTGCGTTATAGCGGTTTTATGCAGATTGGGCCCTATATACGTTATGCCAGGGATGCTTCCGGCAGGCCGATAGACAGTATAAAATATGCAAGTGGCCAGCCGGTCAGGAGTTATGGGGGCCTCGAACCGCGTATTATCCTGCGGTATGCCTGGAATGATCATAGCTCTGTAAAGGCATCCGTGACGCGTAATTACCAGTTTATACACCTGGTCTCCAATGCCGGTACTACGTTGCCTACAGACGTGTGGGTGCCCAGTACTTACCTGGTAAAACCCCAGCTATCATGGCAGTATTCAGCTGGCTATTTCCGCAACTTTAAGGAAAATATTTATGAGACCTCTCTGGAAGTCTATTACAAAGATATGAGTAATCAGATCGAGTACCGGGAAGGATATACGCCTTCGCTGACCGATCCGGAGCTGGACTTTGTTTTCGGCAAGGGGCAGGCCTATGGTGCGGAACTTTTTATCAACAAGAAAAAGGGGAGGCTTACGGGCTGGCTGGGATATACGCTGGCCTGGACCTGGCGGGAGTTCCCACAGTTGAACAACGGAAAACGGTATCCGGCCAAATACGACCGTCGTCATGATCTGGTGGCTGTAGCTACCTGGGAACTGAACAAGCGCTGGAGTTTGTCGGGTGTGTTTATTTATGGGACAGGTAATACTACCACATTACCGGAACGCTTTTATTTCATGGAAGGTACGCTGATACAAGGTTACGGGAATATCAATTCATATCGTATGGCTTCCTACAACCGGTTGGATTTGTCGG
- a CDS encoding DUF3347 domain-containing protein: MNFSVRVPIGTFLIAAALYGCQQAAPKTTEEAATAPAAALQAPYSQVYYDSLQLAMHSYYQLADALVKADSVAANNAAAVLKQHMDSLPVQSLQMDSSHLGIITGTTGSISAELAGFEGETGLEGKRASFQMVSDMLFDLVKNTGLKGKTVYHQYCPMAFDDKGAYWLSEKPEILNPYFGKKMLHCGETKDTLSYQ, encoded by the coding sequence ATGAACTTTAGCGTACGTGTTCCCATAGGGACCTTTTTGATAGCAGCTGCTTTGTATGGATGTCAGCAGGCTGCCCCGAAAACGACAGAAGAAGCAGCTACTGCACCTGCAGCAGCTTTGCAGGCGCCATATAGCCAGGTGTATTACGACTCCTTGCAGCTGGCGATGCACTCCTATTATCAGCTGGCAGATGCCCTGGTAAAAGCAGACAGCGTGGCGGCCAACAATGCGGCGGCAGTCTTGAAACAACATATGGACAGTTTACCGGTTCAAAGCCTGCAGATGGATAGTTCCCATTTAGGCATCATTACCGGCACCACCGGCAGCATCAGTGCTGAACTGGCCGGCTTTGAAGGCGAAACAGGTCTGGAGGGTAAACGTGCCTCTTTCCAGATGGTGTCTGATATGTTATTCGACCTGGTTAAGAATACAGGGCTGAAAGGAAAAACCGTTTACCATCAGTATTGCCCCATGGCATTCGATGACAAAGGCGCCTACTGGCTCAGTGAGAAACCTGAAATCCTCAATCCTTACTTCGGAAAGAAGATGCTGCATTGCGGCGAAACAAAAGATACTTTAAGTTATCAGTAA
- a CDS encoding ABC-F family ATP-binding cassette domain-containing protein: MLIALQDITFEFGSRVILENSSWHIEPGDRVGLIGLNGTGKSTLLRIINGEYSISKGSVNKSKNLTIGFFNQDLLSFETQESILTVGMMAFGKALELEKEIERLTKELEHDQTEELLHQFSDALHEFEALDGYNMKHKTAQVLEGLGFTTADLDRPYSEFSGGWRMRVLLARLILQQPDVLMLDEPTNHLDLPSIEWLERYLVGYNGAVIIVSHDRYFLDRMVNKIVEVYQQELHHYAGSYADYEVEKELRREMQQRAYENQQDYIRQQERFIERFKAKASKAAQAQSIAKRLDKLERVEQVDNGPSKIKMNFTVDKTPGKILCTLNNISKNYGDIQILKNTSAEINRGDKIALIGANGKGKSTLLRIIAGMEAMEGERVPGHNVVTSFYAQHQLESLDLSSEILDELKNFGSGRTELELRQLLGCFLFTGDDVFKKIRILSGGEKARVALAKTIISQANFLMLDEPTNHLDMNSVQMLIDSLAKYEGSLVLVSHDRYFVSQTANKIWEIVDGEIKEFKGTYTEYEEWKKRMAAQAQAQQAQVKAPAASESKKENKQAPEASTPAPATKGAINKDVQRELQKQQKQFSQVEGQLASLKERKANLEASLGNPGTYNDRTKFAQVESEYQEVLKFLERANEQYEQLFEKIMHLEANLVS; this comes from the coding sequence ATGTTAATCGCATTACAGGACATTACTTTTGAGTTTGGATCCAGGGTTATCCTGGAAAATTCTTCCTGGCATATTGAGCCGGGTGATCGCGTTGGCCTTATCGGACTGAATGGAACTGGCAAGTCAACCCTGCTGCGTATTATCAACGGCGAATATTCCATTTCCAAAGGAAGCGTCAATAAAAGTAAGAACCTGACGATTGGGTTCTTCAACCAGGACCTGCTCAGCTTTGAAACACAGGAGTCGATCCTCACCGTAGGTATGATGGCTTTCGGCAAAGCGCTGGAACTGGAGAAGGAAATCGAAAGGCTCACCAAAGAGCTGGAACATGACCAGACAGAGGAATTGCTGCATCAGTTCAGTGATGCCCTTCATGAATTTGAGGCGCTGGACGGTTACAACATGAAGCACAAAACCGCTCAGGTGTTGGAAGGCCTTGGTTTTACCACCGCCGACCTGGACCGCCCCTATAGCGAGTTTTCTGGTGGATGGCGCATGCGCGTTCTCCTGGCCCGCCTGATCCTGCAGCAGCCCGATGTGCTTATGCTTGACGAGCCCACGAACCACCTCGACCTTCCATCCATCGAATGGCTGGAACGTTATCTGGTAGGCTATAATGGCGCCGTGATCATCGTATCGCATGACCGTTATTTCCTGGACCGTATGGTGAACAAAATCGTGGAAGTATACCAGCAGGAACTGCACCACTACGCAGGATCCTATGCCGACTATGAAGTGGAGAAAGAACTGCGCCGCGAAATGCAGCAAAGGGCTTACGAAAACCAGCAGGACTACATCCGTCAGCAGGAACGCTTTATCGAGCGTTTTAAAGCAAAAGCCTCCAAAGCCGCACAGGCACAGAGTATCGCCAAAAGGCTTGATAAACTGGAACGTGTGGAACAGGTAGACAATGGTCCTTCTAAAATCAAGATGAACTTCACCGTAGACAAAACACCGGGCAAGATCCTGTGTACGCTGAATAATATCAGCAAAAACTATGGTGATATTCAGATATTAAAAAATACCAGCGCCGAAATCAACAGAGGCGACAAAATTGCCCTGATAGGTGCCAACGGTAAGGGTAAATCCACCCTCCTGCGTATCATAGCGGGTATGGAAGCCATGGAAGGAGAACGGGTTCCGGGCCATAACGTAGTCACCAGCTTCTATGCCCAGCATCAGCTGGAATCGCTGGACCTGAGCAGTGAGATCCTGGACGAGCTGAAAAACTTCGGCTCCGGCCGTACAGAGCTGGAATTACGCCAGCTTCTGGGCTGCTTCCTCTTCACCGGCGATGACGTATTTAAAAAGATCCGTATCCTCTCCGGAGGTGAAAAAGCAAGGGTAGCCCTGGCCAAGACCATCATCAGCCAGGCCAACTTCCTCATGCTCGATGAGCCTACCAACCACCTGGACATGAACTCCGTGCAGATGCTGATTGATTCCCTCGCCAAATACGAAGGCAGCCTGGTACTCGTATCGCACGACCGTTATTTTGTAAGCCAGACCGCTAATAAGATCTGGGAAATCGTTGACGGGGAAATCAAGGAATTTAAAGGCACCTACACCGAATACGAAGAGTGGAAAAAAAGAATGGCCGCACAAGCGCAGGCACAGCAGGCTCAGGTGAAAGCCCCTGCCGCCAGCGAAAGTAAAAAAGAAAACAAACAGGCGCCTGAAGCCAGTACCCCCGCTCCCGCCACCAAAGGCGCCATCAATAAGGATGTACAGCGGGAACTGCAAAAACAGCAGAAACAGTTTTCACAGGTAGAAGGGCAACTGGCCAGCCTCAAAGAACGTAAAGCCAACCTGGAAGCCTCCTTGGGCAACCCAGGCACCTATAATGACAGAACTAAATTTGCCCAGGTAGAAAGCGAATACCAGGAAGTATTGAAATTCCTCGAGAGAGCCAACGAACAGTACGAACAATTATTCGAGAAAATCATGCACCTGGAAGCCAACCTGGTAAGCTAA